Proteins co-encoded in one Kutzneria chonburiensis genomic window:
- a CDS encoding NB-ARC domain-containing protein gives MVARDGDTNNNQNGEVNGPVVQAGTIQGPVTINSQRPAGEHWPVDGRAFHAPDLFVARTKELALLDTIGVAQDDNTPPDVVFVCGPPGVGKTALALRWACDPARTERYPDGVIVLEMRGYSGEQPIRELGALKQLRAQLGSDGPERGDGPEAALEFKSILADRKVIIVLDDVADADLIRELLPARGGALIIITRRGGPPGQFTTPGVRQVHTLRLTRMQPPDAMNLLKAAIGDPRDFDEESARAVLDYACGLPIALCIVASLVSNDELGMTLASLERELSGRQTALKVFDAWVSSEGRLERIFETSYEKLDDDARRLFRLLAEHVGRPVTVYSAALVAGTDLLEAARLLLKLVNVGLLETDAPSFAMLDLARDYGRALAKADDAGVHRATVNRLLDGYYLAVNHAFDVVNKRNPMADTRALDAWPARDETSWHIGRNDAEVSQWLESQYLNLVALVRAGCAASPPHAGAARLAFSLFYLLERGGYWTSWSEITARGLQVAKATGDRRTYALLLRNQARIGMVRLRNLADSIRTEVSDEAVRARARSDCIGVTRAFKRSRRMAAHLGPELALTLAREIADTKLLLARLDQSTTSLRRAEKAYRAVEKKLCALPDNENPIASLSVPLSEVHRCQGRFDEAQKRLDTALSYAWPIGENGTRTVRHAGTCGYALVRQTELYIAQRDVKAALDAIGSAIEVFRDHGMAIPEARALALAADLCVSTGDQRGAADALERSYEILRDKSSPEAAVVRQRLDVVRGSGPIPPASNGSDTW, from the coding sequence ATGGTTGCGCGCGACGGCGACACGAACAACAACCAGAACGGTGAGGTCAACGGCCCCGTCGTGCAGGCCGGCACCATCCAGGGGCCGGTGACCATCAATTCGCAGCGCCCCGCGGGTGAACACTGGCCTGTCGATGGCCGGGCTTTCCACGCGCCGGACTTGTTCGTCGCCCGCACGAAAGAACTGGCGTTGCTCGACACTATCGGTGTGGCCCAGGATGACAACACTCCGCCGGATGTGGTCTTCGTGTGCGGACCACCGGGCGTGGGAAAGACGGCGCTGGCCTTGCGGTGGGCCTGCGATCCGGCACGAACTGAGCGTTACCCGGACGGTGTGATCGTGCTCGAGATGCGCGGGTACTCGGGAGAACAGCCGATCCGCGAGCTGGGTGCACTCAAGCAGCTCCGAGCGCAGCTGGGATCTGATGGGCCCGAACGAGGCGATGGGCCAGAAGCGGCGTTGGAGTTCAAGAGCATCCTCGCCGACCGCAAAGTGATCATCGTCCTCGACGATGTTGCCGACGCCGACCTCATCCGGGAACTGCTGCCGGCTCGTGGTGGCGCGCTGATCATCATCACCCGGCGGGGTGGCCCACCGGGCCAGTTCACCACGCCTGGTGTTCGGCAGGTGCATACGCTGAGGCTCACCAGGATGCAGCCACCGGATGCCATGAACCTGCTGAAGGCGGCCATCGGTGATCCCCGTGACTTCGACGAGGAATCCGCGCGCGCTGTGCTCGACTACGCGTGTGGGCTGCCGATCGCGTTGTGCATCGTGGCCTCTCTGGTGTCGAACGATGAACTCGGAATGACGCTGGCCTCGCTGGAGCGCGAACTCAGCGGTCGACAGACGGCGTTGAAGGTCTTCGACGCCTGGGTGTCGAGCGAGGGCAGGCTGGAGAGGATCTTCGAGACGTCCTACGAGAAGTTGGACGACGATGCCAGGAGGCTCTTCCGGCTGCTGGCCGAGCATGTCGGACGCCCGGTGACCGTGTACAGCGCCGCACTGGTCGCGGGCACAGACTTGCTGGAGGCGGCTCGGCTGCTGTTGAAGCTTGTCAACGTCGGTCTCCTTGAGACGGACGCGCCGAGCTTCGCGATGCTGGATCTTGCCCGTGATTACGGGCGGGCGCTGGCCAAGGCCGACGACGCTGGTGTCCACCGAGCGACCGTCAATCGGTTGCTGGACGGGTACTACCTGGCCGTGAACCACGCATTTGATGTGGTCAACAAGAGGAACCCCATGGCCGACACGCGGGCCTTGGACGCTTGGCCGGCCAGAGATGAGACATCCTGGCACATTGGTCGTAACGATGCCGAAGTCAGTCAATGGCTGGAAAGTCAGTACCTCAACCTGGTGGCGCTGGTCCGTGCGGGCTGTGCCGCCTCGCCGCCGCACGCGGGTGCTGCGCGCCTGGCGTTCTCTCTCTTCTATCTCCTCGAACGAGGTGGTTATTGGACTTCCTGGTCGGAGATCACGGCTCGCGGACTGCAAGTCGCGAAGGCGACCGGTGACCGCCGTACCTATGCTCTGCTGCTGCGTAATCAGGCTCGGATCGGCATGGTTCGCCTGCGAAACCTGGCCGACAGCATTCGAACGGAGGTGAGCGACGAGGCCGTGCGAGCTCGGGCCCGTAGTGATTGCATCGGCGTCACGCGGGCGTTCAAGCGTAGTCGTCGGATGGCGGCCCATCTGGGGCCGGAACTTGCGCTCACTCTCGCCCGTGAGATCGCGGACACGAAACTGTTGTTGGCCAGACTCGACCAGTCGACAACCTCGTTACGCCGCGCGGAGAAGGCCTACCGTGCGGTCGAGAAAAAGCTTTGCGCCCTGCCGGACAACGAGAACCCGATCGCTTCGCTCAGCGTGCCGCTCAGCGAAGTGCACCGCTGCCAAGGGCGCTTCGACGAAGCGCAGAAACGGCTGGACACCGCGCTGTCCTACGCCTGGCCGATCGGCGAAAACGGGACGAGAACGGTCAGGCACGCTGGCACGTGCGGTTATGCCCTCGTACGACAGACTGAGTTGTACATCGCCCAGCGCGACGTCAAGGCTGCGCTGGACGCCATCGGCAGTGCGATCGAAGTCTTTCGTGACCATGGCATGGCCATCCCTGAGGCCAGGGCGTTGGCGCTCGCTGCTGACCTGTGTGTGTCGACCGGCGATCAGCGGGGTGCTGCGGACGCGTTGGAACGCAGCTATGAGATTCTTCGCGACAAGAGTTCACCGGAAGCCGCGGTCGTCCGGCAGCGCCTGGACGTCGTGCGGGGTTCCGGTCCGATCCCCCCGGCCTCGAACGGATCCGACACGTGGTGA
- a CDS encoding putative PEP-binding protein, translated as MNRTVYSGISASPGTALGIAFRADRAQTETLPHRRTDDPVGQITEAFEAVARRMHDLAESLRAQGQAEQADIMEVAGYIAADNDLRTLAIDHAERGSPTTVAIKRAVDSYATTLATLDDPVLAERATDVRQIGRRALAWLHGDSDDDIDGPLVLLAHEIGAADLLEPHAPVVAAASVVGGPNSHAAIVARSLGIPLLLGIDEAALRCPDGVEVLVDAAALVFTPEPAERQAAVTAMDGARARKATLVAERGLPSVTRSGRRIVLRANIATPSDAQAALTAGADGVGLLRTELPFLDARSWPSYAQHTAALVPIFRCLAGQSVTVRTLDYADDKLPPFLTNGRSDQRLGRGLPHARRAGRLRRPVPRDPDRRRRHRSEDHDPDDRLRRRTGGLP; from the coding sequence ATGAACCGAACCGTCTACAGCGGAATCTCGGCTTCGCCCGGCACGGCCTTGGGGATCGCTTTCCGGGCTGACCGCGCCCAGACCGAGACGCTGCCGCACCGGCGGACCGACGATCCGGTCGGTCAGATCACCGAAGCCTTCGAGGCCGTCGCCCGGCGCATGCACGACCTCGCGGAATCCCTTCGCGCACAAGGACAAGCCGAGCAGGCCGACATCATGGAGGTCGCCGGCTACATCGCCGCCGACAACGACCTGCGCACGCTCGCGATCGACCACGCCGAGCGGGGCAGCCCCACCACGGTCGCCATCAAACGCGCCGTGGACAGCTACGCCACCACGCTGGCGACACTGGACGACCCGGTGCTCGCCGAACGCGCCACCGACGTGCGCCAGATCGGTCGCCGTGCGCTGGCCTGGCTGCACGGGGACAGCGACGACGACATCGATGGGCCACTTGTGCTTCTCGCGCACGAGATCGGTGCCGCTGACCTACTCGAACCGCACGCCCCGGTGGTCGCGGCCGCGTCCGTGGTCGGCGGTCCCAACTCGCACGCCGCGATCGTCGCCCGCTCGCTGGGAATTCCCCTGCTGCTGGGGATCGACGAGGCGGCTCTGCGTTGCCCTGATGGCGTCGAAGTGCTGGTCGATGCGGCGGCCCTCGTCTTCACGCCCGAGCCGGCCGAGCGCCAGGCCGCGGTGACAGCGATGGACGGCGCCCGTGCCCGCAAGGCGACGCTCGTCGCCGAGCGCGGCTTGCCCAGCGTGACCCGAAGTGGACGTCGAATCGTGTTGCGGGCCAACATCGCGACGCCGAGTGACGCGCAGGCCGCGCTGACCGCCGGTGCCGATGGCGTCGGCCTGTTGCGGACCGAACTCCCGTTCCTCGACGCGCGCAGTTGGCCCAGCTACGCCCAGCACACCGCTGCCCTCGTGCCGATCTTCCGGTGTCTGGCGGGCCAGTCGGTCACCGTGCGCACCCTCGACTACGCCGACGACAAGCTGCCGCCGTTCCTGACCAATGGCCGTTCGGACCAACGACTCGGCCGAGGTCTTCCTCATGCTCGCCGAGCCGGACGCCTTCGCCGACCAGTTCCGCGCGATCCTGACCGCCGGCGCCGCCACCGATCTGAAGATCATGATCCCGATGATCGCCTCCGCCGTCGAACTGGCGGTCTGCCGTGA
- a CDS encoding IclR family transcriptional regulator: protein MLVQSVRRASAILRTLAHGGPRLGVTELAEQVGAAKPTVHALLRTLEAEGLVEQDSETGKYRLGAGLLMLGNAYLDTHELRARALTWADSLAKRSAEAVWVAVLNGDHVLVVHHAFRPEGAVQILEVGASIPWSTCALGKAIVAFGPTADRERLLAGELPVLTGTSITDPVELATQLDQVAATGYAVEDQESTIGDAGVAAPVYDRSGHVVGAIGVVGPVERVLVEPTRQEIAVMVRETARMLSRDLGAARTPSRRGA from the coding sequence ATGTTGGTTCAGTCGGTACGCCGGGCGTCGGCCATTCTCCGGACGCTGGCGCACGGCGGCCCCCGGTTGGGTGTGACGGAGCTGGCCGAGCAGGTCGGGGCGGCCAAGCCGACGGTGCACGCGCTGCTGCGGACGCTGGAAGCCGAGGGCCTGGTCGAGCAGGACAGCGAGACCGGCAAGTACCGGCTCGGCGCCGGCCTGCTCATGCTGGGCAACGCCTACCTGGACACCCACGAACTGCGGGCCCGGGCCCTGACCTGGGCCGATTCGCTGGCCAAGCGCAGCGCCGAGGCGGTGTGGGTCGCGGTGCTCAACGGTGATCACGTGCTGGTCGTGCACCACGCGTTCCGGCCGGAGGGCGCGGTGCAGATCCTGGAGGTCGGGGCCAGCATCCCGTGGAGCACGTGTGCCCTGGGCAAGGCGATCGTGGCGTTCGGGCCGACCGCCGACCGTGAGCGGCTGCTCGCCGGCGAACTGCCGGTGCTGACCGGCACCAGCATCACCGATCCGGTCGAGCTGGCCACCCAGTTGGACCAGGTCGCGGCCACCGGCTACGCGGTGGAGGACCAGGAGTCCACGATCGGCGACGCCGGTGTCGCGGCCCCGGTGTACGACCGGTCCGGCCACGTCGTCGGCGCGATCGGCGTCGTCGGCCCGGTGGAACGGGTGCTGGTCGAGCCGACCCGCCAGGAGATCGCGGTGATGGTCCGCGAGACCGCCCGGATGCTGTCCCGCGACCTGGGGGCGGCCCGCACGCCGTCTCGCCGCGGCGCCTGA
- a CDS encoding YdcF family protein: protein MVTASLSDSDFRVLAGLMAGPHGRPVSPGDPARLLVVFSCADAEVGRAAAQLYAEGLVRHIVFSGGIGKDSGGLAGLGISEAAFLASVAIADGLPPTAVTLEESACNGRENAVRSLTLAAEKHLVGDGDRVAGLAPTQRSRRLFEELRYQAAALRCPGVVDAGFASGAIDPAAADIRAELLGELRGLHEMHDRSPQRIFRLDEFQSGGTHFGLVRRAGLG, encoded by the coding sequence GTGGTGACCGCGAGCCTGTCCGATAGTGACTTCCGTGTACTCGCCGGCCTGATGGCCGGCCCGCACGGCCGCCCGGTCTCGCCCGGTGACCCGGCGCGGCTGCTCGTCGTCTTCTCCTGTGCCGATGCCGAGGTCGGCCGGGCCGCGGCGCAACTGTACGCCGAGGGCTTGGTCCGGCACATCGTATTCTCCGGCGGTATCGGCAAAGACTCTGGCGGTCTCGCCGGGTTGGGGATCTCCGAGGCCGCGTTCCTCGCCTCCGTGGCCATCGCTGACGGCCTGCCGCCGACGGCCGTGACGCTGGAGGAATCCGCCTGCAATGGCCGGGAGAACGCCGTCCGATCCCTAACCCTGGCCGCCGAGAAACATTTGGTGGGCGACGGCGATCGAGTCGCAGGGCTCGCACCGACGCAGCGCAGTCGCCGTTTGTTCGAGGAACTCCGCTATCAAGCCGCGGCCCTCCGATGCCCCGGTGTGGTGGACGCTGGTTTCGCCAGCGGCGCGATCGATCCGGCCGCGGCGGACATACGGGCCGAGCTGTTGGGCGAGCTTCGAGGTCTGCACGAAATGCACGACCGGTCGCCGCAGCGGATCTTCCGGCTGGACGAATTCCAGTCCGGCGGAACGCACTTCGGCCTTGTCCGCCGGGCAGGTCTCGGTTAG
- the dhaK gene encoding dihydroxyacetone kinase subunit DhaK, with translation MKKFINSAESVLSDALAGLAAAHPELRVDVDQKIITRATAPHRAKVGLVSGGGSGHEPLHGGFVGAGMLDAACPGEVFTSPVPDQILAATKAANRGAGVVHVVKNYTGDVMNFQMAAELAADEGIAVRTVLVDDDVAVEDSTWTAGRRGTGATVFVEKIAGAHAEAGSDLDGVAEIARRVNAASRSFAVALTACTTPAAGRPGFDLPDDEMEIGVGIHGEPGRRREKLASAKEIVATALDAILSDHPLAPTDQTIVLVNGLGGTPLLELYLVFGEVATALSDKGITVARTLVGNYVTSLDMAGVSITVCRADEQMLALWDAPVRTAALRWGC, from the coding sequence ATGAAGAAGTTCATCAACAGCGCGGAATCCGTGCTCTCCGACGCGTTGGCCGGACTGGCCGCCGCCCACCCCGAACTGCGCGTGGACGTCGACCAGAAGATCATCACCCGGGCCACTGCCCCGCACCGCGCCAAGGTCGGACTGGTGTCCGGCGGCGGGTCGGGCCACGAGCCCCTGCACGGTGGGTTCGTCGGCGCCGGCATGCTCGACGCCGCCTGCCCGGGCGAGGTGTTCACCTCGCCGGTGCCCGACCAGATCCTGGCCGCCACCAAGGCGGCGAACCGCGGCGCCGGTGTCGTGCACGTGGTCAAGAACTACACCGGCGACGTGATGAACTTCCAAATGGCGGCCGAACTCGCCGCCGACGAGGGCATCGCCGTGCGCACGGTGCTGGTCGACGACGACGTGGCCGTGGAGGACTCCACCTGGACCGCGGGACGCCGCGGCACCGGGGCCACGGTGTTCGTGGAGAAGATTGCCGGTGCTCACGCCGAGGCCGGCAGTGACCTCGATGGCGTCGCCGAGATCGCCCGTCGCGTCAACGCGGCCTCGCGGTCGTTCGCCGTCGCGCTCACCGCCTGCACCACGCCGGCGGCCGGTCGCCCCGGCTTCGACCTGCCCGACGACGAGATGGAGATCGGCGTCGGCATCCACGGCGAACCCGGCCGCCGGCGCGAGAAACTGGCCAGTGCCAAGGAAATCGTGGCCACCGCACTGGACGCCATCCTGTCCGACCATCCGCTTGCGCCGACCGACCAGACCATTGTCCTGGTCAACGGATTGGGCGGCACCCCACTGCTGGAGCTGTACCTCGTGTTCGGCGAGGTGGCCACAGCGTTGTCGGACAAGGGAATCACCGTCGCCCGCACGCTGGTCGGCAACTACGTCACCAGCCTGGACATGGCCGGCGTGTCCATCACGGTCTGCCGCGCCGACGAGCAGATGCTCGCGCTCTGGGACGCCCCGGTGCGCACCGCGGCCCTGCGTTGGGGCTGCTGA
- a CDS encoding aldolase/citrate lyase family protein, translated as MLTAGAATDLKIMIPMIASAVELAVCRDLLTKAAADVGVTPPPLGAMIELPEAVADIEAIAAAADFLSIGSNDLTCQILGLDRRDPAATPAMAAHPDVQQAIAAVVAAAHQHGLLVSVCGDAAAHADVIPLLVAVGCDILSVAPSVVDEVRARVRQLE; from the coding sequence ATCCTGACCGCCGGCGCCGCCACCGATCTGAAGATCATGATCCCGATGATCGCCTCCGCCGTCGAACTGGCGGTCTGCCGTGACCTGCTGACCAAGGCCGCCGCCGACGTCGGTGTCACGCCGCCACCGCTCGGCGCCATGATCGAGCTACCGGAGGCGGTCGCCGACATCGAGGCCATCGCCGCGGCGGCGGACTTCCTGTCCATCGGCAGCAACGATCTCACGTGCCAGATCCTCGGACTGGACCGGCGCGATCCCGCCGCCACACCGGCTATGGCCGCCCATCCCGACGTGCAGCAGGCCATCGCGGCGGTCGTTGCCGCCGCCCACCAGCACGGGTTGTTGGTCTCGGTCTGCGGGGACGCCGCCGCCCACGCCGACGTGATCCCGCTGCTGGTCGCCGTCGGCTGCGACATCCTCTCGGTGGCCCCCAGCGTTGTGGACGAGGTCCGCGCCCGCGTTCGCCAACTCGAGTGA
- a CDS encoding glycosyl hydrolase family 28-related protein produces MTTSTGPAPVRVNVLDHGAVPDGVTDCTAAFQAAVDAIDNDVNYGGGIVYVPAAPNVIDKDGKVVGQGRYRLDRSVIVDKSRVRIVGDDARRSVISTSAMTPAFIFGLYRGTRTTPMSTGHWADLSGILDDSVGQRWGYRLAADGERVTVSLPASPFALGPTIGGSRIAVDNWASVSQLTLDFVVQNNSPGPWVDFQPLFGMVDFDGRPAPWYAQVRVAGTQTYVRFCFRTTDGLYRELGIPFDGSEPLLRCSLQLDLADPAGAAAWVGHTARSAALVQVPVDTSQLNDFMPGTPLSFVANDASPFQLGVLSPAQGSWRPAGAINSPNPGQDLTFAALRLTAAPRYVVETLTPGANPPQKTLSGRQQTDLDLLVPQDGGFATLPMDEAVRMNPTSGGADKTALRPDFTIPWCSDLIDRGYGLLVSNLNDVEGAYGDNISYNAIEHLTIQADRVNIGKDSTGKRVPVNVTFKPYGQAVALGLVYYFSMKDVVVEDYAQGLSAYHLGVAYTINVRDCEFNGQSDTGIYGYGWMFRGDNLGFSSYGRSAITAVRSGLTVRDVFVSPSNSPDCEAPVRLYEPNVVQFDNFAFDLETTSVRDSYFRITLASDVGLPQLTIRDCQGGLIEPGAAYVRLISQDRNAGIATSGRPGGWCSIERSFTEYVVPDVQALVAVDGPLWQGTFTGLPPDRPELVTTTARVGASARIGVGGIVPPALTVPAPVAGDPLLTLPGLVAYFRADGAQNPNPADPPHPLAAQDGMTFVELADHASPQRVAKLATGTTPAVYRANVINGLPALSFTAGNYTLPMPTTTSGEATVFLVSRGQPFLQTGNLWMSGHYWGVANVGGYGTAVNAAGSDTAWIVHALRYTVRANPTARVLQTWANGQPYDTKRFDGMQDVNWTAFSLGSGGGLEFTGELSTAVFFDVALTDAQVELVNRYLLHRHRIAV; encoded by the coding sequence ATGACTACTTCGACAGGCCCGGCTCCGGTCCGGGTCAACGTGCTCGACCACGGCGCTGTCCCGGACGGGGTGACGGACTGCACCGCGGCGTTCCAGGCGGCGGTGGACGCGATCGACAACGACGTCAACTACGGCGGCGGCATCGTCTATGTGCCGGCGGCGCCGAACGTGATCGACAAGGACGGGAAGGTCGTCGGGCAGGGCCGATACCGGCTCGACCGCTCGGTGATCGTCGACAAGAGCCGGGTCCGGATCGTCGGCGACGACGCGAGGCGGTCGGTGATCTCGACCAGCGCGATGACCCCGGCGTTCATCTTCGGCCTCTACCGGGGCACCCGGACGACGCCGATGAGCACGGGCCACTGGGCCGATCTCTCGGGGATCCTGGACGACTCGGTGGGGCAGCGGTGGGGATATCGCCTGGCCGCGGACGGTGAACGGGTCACGGTTTCGCTGCCGGCGTCGCCGTTCGCGCTCGGGCCGACGATCGGCGGTTCGCGGATCGCCGTGGACAACTGGGCGTCGGTGTCGCAGCTGACGCTGGACTTCGTGGTGCAGAACAACAGTCCCGGCCCCTGGGTGGATTTCCAGCCGTTGTTCGGCATGGTCGATTTCGACGGGCGACCGGCGCCCTGGTACGCCCAGGTGCGGGTGGCCGGCACACAGACGTACGTGCGGTTCTGCTTCCGGACGACCGATGGCCTGTACCGGGAACTGGGCATTCCGTTCGACGGCAGCGAGCCGCTGCTGCGTTGTTCCCTTCAGCTGGACCTGGCCGATCCGGCCGGCGCCGCGGCGTGGGTCGGTCACACGGCTCGTTCGGCGGCGCTGGTGCAGGTTCCTGTCGACACCAGTCAGCTCAACGACTTCATGCCGGGCACGCCGCTGAGCTTCGTGGCCAACGACGCCTCGCCGTTCCAACTCGGTGTCCTGAGCCCGGCGCAGGGCAGTTGGCGGCCGGCCGGTGCGATCAATTCACCGAATCCCGGGCAGGACCTCACCTTTGCCGCGCTCCGGCTCACCGCGGCGCCGCGGTACGTCGTGGAAACCCTGACACCGGGCGCGAATCCGCCGCAGAAGACGCTGTCGGGCCGGCAGCAGACCGACCTCGACCTGCTCGTCCCGCAGGACGGCGGATTCGCCACCCTGCCCATGGACGAGGCCGTGCGGATGAACCCGACCAGCGGCGGGGCGGACAAAACCGCGCTGCGGCCGGACTTCACCATCCCCTGGTGCTCCGACCTCATCGACCGTGGCTACGGCCTGCTGGTGTCGAACCTCAACGATGTCGAAGGCGCATACGGGGACAACATCTCGTACAACGCCATCGAACACCTGACCATCCAGGCCGATCGGGTCAACATCGGCAAGGACAGCACCGGGAAGCGGGTTCCGGTCAACGTCACCTTCAAGCCGTACGGCCAGGCCGTCGCGCTCGGGTTGGTCTACTACTTCAGCATGAAGGACGTGGTCGTCGAGGATTACGCGCAGGGTCTGAGCGCCTACCACCTCGGCGTCGCCTACACGATCAACGTGCGGGACTGCGAGTTCAACGGCCAGAGCGACACCGGCATCTACGGCTACGGCTGGATGTTCCGCGGCGACAACCTCGGGTTCAGCAGTTACGGCCGGTCGGCGATCACCGCCGTCCGCAGCGGGCTGACGGTCCGCGACGTCTTCGTCAGCCCGAGCAATTCGCCGGACTGCGAGGCGCCGGTGCGGCTCTACGAGCCGAACGTCGTACAGTTCGACAACTTCGCCTTCGATCTGGAGACCACGTCGGTCCGTGACAGCTACTTCCGGATCACGCTGGCTTCGGACGTCGGGCTGCCGCAGTTGACCATCCGGGACTGCCAGGGTGGCCTCATCGAACCCGGCGCGGCCTACGTGCGGTTGATCTCCCAGGACCGCAACGCCGGCATCGCCACGTCCGGTCGGCCCGGCGGGTGGTGCAGCATCGAGCGGTCGTTCACGGAGTACGTCGTGCCGGACGTCCAGGCCTTGGTCGCGGTCGACGGCCCGTTGTGGCAGGGCACCTTCACCGGCCTGCCGCCCGACCGGCCGGAGCTCGTCACCACCACCGCCCGGGTCGGCGCGTCGGCGCGGATCGGGGTCGGCGGGATCGTCCCGCCCGCCTTGACCGTGCCCGCCCCGGTCGCCGGCGATCCGTTGCTCACCTTGCCCGGGCTCGTCGCCTACTTCCGGGCGGACGGGGCACAGAACCCGAACCCCGCCGACCCGCCGCATCCCTTGGCGGCTCAGGACGGCATGACCTTCGTCGAGCTCGCCGACCACGCTTCGCCCCAGCGGGTGGCCAAGCTGGCCACGGGAACCACCCCCGCCGTCTACCGGGCCAATGTGATCAACGGCTTGCCCGCGTTGTCCTTCACCGCCGGCAACTACACCCTCCCGATGCCCACGACCACGTCCGGCGAGGCCACCGTGTTCTTGGTCAGCCGTGGCCAGCCTTTCCTCCAAACCGGCAACCTCTGGATGTCCGGCCACTACTGGGGCGTGGCGAACGTCGGCGGCTACGGCACCGCCGTCAACGCCGCCGGATCCGACACCGCGTGGATCGTGCATGCCTTGCGGTACACCGTCCGTGCCAACCCGACCGCCCGGGTCTTGCAGACCTGGGCCAACGGCCAGCCGTACGACACCAAGCGCTTCGACGGCATGCAGGACGTCAACTGGACCGCGTTCTCCCTGGGCAGCGGCGGCGGCCTGGAGTTCACCGGCGAGCTGTCCACCGCCGTGTTCTTCGACGTCGCGCTGACCGACGCGCAGGTCGAGCTGGTCAACCGCTACCTGCTGCACCGGCACCGGATCGCCGTCTGA
- the dhaL gene encoding dihydroxyacetone kinase subunit DhaL, producing the protein MDVALARAWVEAIAEAIDQHTDQLTQLDSAVGDADHGANMRRGFTAVRAALAEFPAETPGDVLVRTGSTLVSSVGGASGPLYGSAFRAIGKVLTGPVADAGQVLSGLTDGLAAVQRLGAAVPGDKTIVDAYTPAVAAFEQELWDGGDLRAAAARAADAAEEGMRATSALQARKGRASYLGSRSVGHQDPGATSTALVFRALAEVTAR; encoded by the coding sequence GTGGACGTCGCACTCGCCCGAGCCTGGGTCGAGGCCATCGCCGAGGCCATCGATCAGCACACCGACCAGCTGACCCAGCTGGACTCGGCCGTCGGCGACGCCGATCACGGCGCGAACATGCGCCGTGGGTTCACCGCCGTGCGGGCCGCCCTCGCCGAGTTCCCGGCCGAGACACCGGGCGATGTCCTGGTCCGAACCGGCAGCACCCTCGTGTCGAGCGTCGGCGGCGCCTCCGGTCCCTTGTACGGCAGCGCATTCCGCGCGATCGGCAAGGTGCTGACCGGGCCGGTCGCCGATGCCGGACAGGTTCTGTCCGGGCTGACCGATGGACTGGCGGCCGTGCAGCGGCTCGGCGCCGCGGTGCCCGGCGACAAGACCATTGTGGACGCTTACACCCCGGCAGTCGCGGCCTTCGAGCAGGAACTGTGGGACGGCGGCGACCTCCGCGCAGCCGCGGCCCGTGCCGCGGACGCCGCCGAGGAGGGCATGCGTGCGACGAGCGCATTGCAGGCTCGCAAGGGCCGGGCCTCCTATCTGGGGTCACGCAGCGTCGGCCACCAGGATCCGGGCGCCACCTCGACGGCGTTGGTCTTCCGTGCCCTCGCCGAGGTGACGGCTCGATGA
- a CDS encoding MIP/aquaporin family protein, translating into MDENSYLQKLLAEVVGTATLVFIGVGSVPATLILGGSAPFTMAQLGIISFAFAMAVVAMVYAVGHISGCQINPAITIAFAVTGRMPWRQVPGYIAAQAIGAAVGALAIVGVLGGKAVDVGLGIANYGPTVGVGQAFLAEAIGTFLLAFVVFGAIDRRAPGGFAGLAIGLAVFAIIIPVAPATGASINPARTLGPMLIGQLFGGTVHWEQLPVYVLAEVAGAIAAGLAYTALNLRRRATVPMAEVPVGNEVPVS; encoded by the coding sequence TTGGACGAGAACTCCTACTTACAGAAACTGCTGGCCGAAGTGGTCGGCACCGCGACGCTGGTGTTCATCGGCGTCGGATCGGTGCCGGCGACGCTGATCCTGGGCGGCTCCGCGCCGTTCACCATGGCCCAGCTGGGCATCATCTCCTTCGCCTTCGCGATGGCCGTCGTCGCGATGGTGTACGCGGTCGGACACATCTCCGGCTGCCAGATCAACCCGGCGATCACCATCGCGTTCGCCGTCACCGGCCGCATGCCGTGGCGTCAGGTTCCCGGATACATTGCGGCACAAGCGATTGGTGCCGCCGTGGGCGCACTGGCCATCGTCGGCGTGCTCGGCGGCAAAGCCGTCGACGTCGGCCTCGGCATCGCCAACTACGGGCCAACGGTCGGTGTGGGGCAGGCATTCCTGGCCGAGGCGATCGGCACGTTCCTGCTGGCGTTCGTGGTGTTCGGCGCGATCGACCGCCGCGCGCCGGGCGGCTTCGCCGGCCTGGCCATCGGGCTGGCGGTGTTCGCCATCATCATCCCGGTCGCGCCGGCCACCGGCGCGTCGATCAACCCGGCCCGCACCCTCGGTCCGATGCTCATCGGCCAGCTGTTCGGCGGCACCGTCCACTGGGAGCAGTTGCCGGTGTACGTGCTCGCCGAGGTCGCCGGGGCGATCGCCGCCGGTCTCGCCTACACAGCCCTCAACCTGCGCCGCCGGGCCACCGTGCCGATGGCCGAGGTCCCGGTCGGAAACGAGGTGCCGGTGTCATGA